The Pyrenophora tritici-repentis strain M4 chromosome 3, whole genome shotgun sequence genome has a window encoding:
- a CDS encoding EntF, Non-ribosomal peptide synthetase module protein, producing MDESALRAAWEQVVKQSMMLRTRIVQHSRLGLLQVVVAGDIQWMEADHLGTYLAEDKAASMQPGDCLARYAFVKERDGGRRWFVWTMHHALYDGWSLPRILGAVEKAYNGGVLEERPGFNAFVQYLSQQDQEATTNYWQTTLAGCEATMFPPLPPSIHQPVANAMLEHQCPPLPRTMASDTTTSTLIRAAWAIVAGNYTSSDDVVFGATVTGRNAPVAGIEDIVGPAIATVPVRVRLPRDWTVPALLAAVQQQATEMIPYEQTGLQRIAKMGADAQHACGFQTLLIVQPADDGLESDKSLGRWQTKSELQDFTTYALMVQCTLATERVQITASFDPQIIEQWQVQRMLGQLGFVAQQLAEAGGKTTVAEIDTLTPEDRQQLWKWNGEVPPVVERCVHELFVEQARARPDAAAICAWDGEMKYGELDELSSRLAGYLVGLGVGPEAIVPLCFEKSMWTVVAMLAVLKAGGAFAPLDPEHPASRHEEIFRQTGARVVLASAQHSTLCSGGNRTVVVVSEAAMRELPSEASEASTTDKRTTTRTKAQPDNPAYVLFTSGSTGKPKGVVIEHRAILTSCLGHGKAYNLTSDSRFLQFSSYTFDVSITEIWTTLLMGGCTCVPSESDKKDDLLKAINALDANWAHLTPTVAKLLDPERIPGLQNLILGAELVTDHDWNRWSPYARQITTYGPTECCVLCTFYSGTLGFYTGLLGKSVASVSWVVDPNDHHKLAPLGAVGELLVEGPILARGYLNDAEKTAAAFIDDPAWLLEGCDQHAGRRGRLYKTGDLVYYNADGNLVYVNRKDAQVKVRGQRVELGEIEHHVRECMPEVGRMAVEVIMPGDDKDKATVAVFVEQKEEEVSDGDGSSARVFFPSQVDSQLSERLPSYMVPGVYFSVAQLPMTTSGKTDRKRLREIGATFSAQQLAELRTRSQGPKRQPSTDKEKAMQQLWAQVLNIDADSIGLDDSFFRLGGDSITAMQVSSTARSLQISVTTADILEQKTISRLAHRMSRNHFSSNLVMEDPVNRHFSLTPIQELYLRLESTGSACFDQSFFLELSSLTNLESLRAAFKTLVRRHSMLRALFSQTAGGRWQQHISDRGSASFTVDYVRCIDSKDVSEAIRQSRDGLDVQNGPVLAAVLCDQGQRQLLFIAIHHLVIDLVSWRVLLEELEDLLLSRKLPAVPAVPFQAWQALQTEHATKHKCPSGVAQDEVASGSHCPTGA from the coding sequence GATGAAAGCGCTCTACGGGCGGCGTGGGAGCAGGTTGTGAAGCAATCGATGATGCTACGCACGCGCATCGTGCAGCACAGCAGGTTGGGCCTTCTGCAGGTGGTGGTAGCAGGCGATATACAGTGGATGGAAGCAGACCATCTGGGAACGTACCTGGCAGAGGACAAAGCGGCGTCTATGCAGCCGGGCGACTGTCTGGCACGCTACGCTTTTGTCAAGGAGAGAGACGGTGGAAGGCGCTGGTTTGtgtggacaatgcaccaCGCTCTCTACGACGGCTGGTCTCTGCCTCGCATCCTGGGCGCTGTAGAGAAAGCATACAATGGTGGTGTTCTTGAAGAGCGGCCAGGCTTTAACGCTTTCGTCCAGTACCTTAGTCAGCAAGATCAGGAGGCCACTACCAACTACTGGCAGACTACACTCGCCGGCTGCGAGGCGACAATGTTCCCGCCACTTCCCCCATCAATACATCAGCCAGTGGCAAATGCAATGTTAGAGCACCAATGCCCGCCGCTCCCCAGGACAATGGCATCCGATACCACTACATCAACGCTGATCCGCGCGGCGTGGGCTATTGTTGCGGGTAACTACACCAGCTCAGACGACGTCGTCTTTGGCGCCACGGTGACGGGCCGCAACGCGCCGGTGGCAGGCATTGAGGATATAGTGGGCCCGGCAATTGCGACGGTGCCTGTGCGGGTGCGTTTACCAAGAGACTGGACCGTACCAGCCCTCCTTGCTGCTGTGCAACAACAGGCAACCGAGATGATCCCATACGAGCAGACAGGATTGCAGCGGATCGCCAAGATGGGAGCGGATGCGCAGCACGCCTGTGGCTTCCAGACGCTGCTGATAGTGCAGCCAGCTGATGACGGTCTAGAGAGCGACAAGTCACTAGGAAGATGGCAGACCAAGTCAGAGCTGCAGGACTTCACGACTTACGCACTGATGGTGCAGTGCACGCTAGCTACGGAGCGAGTGCAGATCACGGCCAGCTTTGATCCACAGATCATCGAGCAGTGGCAAGTGCAGAGGATGCTGGGCCAGCTTGGCTTCGTCGCGCAGCAGCTGGCGGAAGCCGGTGGCAAGACGACAGTTGCTGAGATTGATACGCTCACTCCCGAGGACAGACAACAGCTGTGGAAGTGGAATGGAGAGGTTCCTCCGGTGGTGGAGCGGTGCGTGCACGAGCTGTTTGTGGAGCAGGCGCGGGCACGACCTGACGCGGCGGCCATCTGCGCGTGGGACGGCGAGATGAAGTACGGCGAGCTGGACGAGCTGTCGTCCAGGCTGGCCGGCTACCTAGTGGGTTTGGGCGTCGGGCCCGAAGCCATTGTTCCTCTGTGCTTCGAGAAGTCGATGTGGACGGTGGTGGCCATGCTGGCAGTGCTCAAGGCTGGCGGCGCCTTCGCTCCCCTAGACCCAGAACACCCAGCAAGTCGGCACGAGGAGATCTTCCGGCAGACTGGCGCCAGAGTGGTGCTTGCTTCGGCACAGCACTCGACGCTCTGCAGCGGCGGCAACCGCACCGTCGTGGTGGTCAGCGAGGCTGCCATGCGTGAGCTGCCCAGCGAGGCCAGCGAGGCCAGCACAACCGACAAAAGGACGACAACTCGCACAAAGGCACAGCCAGACAACCCTGCCTATGTGCTGTTCACGTCTGGGAGCACGGGAAAGCCCAAGGGCGTGGTGATTGAGCACAGGGCAATATTGACCAGCTGCTTGGGTCACGGAAAAGCCTATAACCTTACAAGCGACTCGCGCTTTCTCCAATTCTCTTCTTACACGTTCGACGTTAGCATTACCGAGATATGGACTACGCTTCTAATGGGTGGCTGTACTTGCGTCCCATCAGAAAGCGACAAGAAAGATGATCTTTTGAAAGCAATAAATGCTCTGGACGCGAATTGGGCACACCTCACGCCTACTGTTGCGAAGCTTCTCGATCCAGAGCGCATCCCGGGATTACAAAATCTTATCCTCGGAGCAGAACTTGTAACAGATCACGACTGGAACAGATGGAGCCCTTATGCCCGTCAGATAACTACATATGGTCCTACTGAGTGTTGCGTTCTTTGCACTTTCTACTCCGGTACTCTTGGCTTTTACACAGGCTTGCTCGGCAAGTCTGTTGCGTCGGTCAGCTGGGTGGTGGACCCCAACGACCACCACAAGCTGGCTCCCCTGGGCGCGGTGGGTGAGCTGCTCGTTGAGGGACCGATCCTGGCGCGCGGCTACCTGAACGACGCAGAGAAGACGGCGGCCGCGTTCATCGACGACCCGGCCTGGCTGCTGGAGGGATGCGACCAGCACGCGGGCCGGCGCGGCCGGCTGTACAAGACCGGCGACCTCGTCTACTACAATGCAGACGGCAATCTAGTGTACGTCAACCGCAAAGATGCGCAGGTCAAGGTACGCGGGCAGCGGGTGGAGCTTGGGGAGATTGAGCACCACGTGCGCGAGTGCATGCCGGAAGTAGGACGTATGGCAGTAGAAGTGATCATGCCGGGAGACGACAAAGACAAGGCGACGGTGGCTGTCTTTGTGGAAcagaaagaggaagaggtttCCGATGGAGACGGCTCCTCTGCACGCGTTTTCTTCCCCTCCCAGGTGGACAGCCAGCTCAGCGAGCGGCTGCCTAGCTACATGGTACCCGGAGTCTACTTTTCAGTCGCGCAGCTTCCCATGACAACGTCGGGTAAGACAGACCGCAAGCGGCTGCGCGAGATTGGGGCTACATTCTCAGCCCAGCAGCTGGCGGAGCTGCGCACGCGCAGCCAGGGACCAAAGCGGCAGCCGTCgacagacaaggagaaggcaatGCAGCAGCTGTGGGCGCAGGTGCTCAACATCGACGCAGACAGCATCGGGCTGGACGACAGCTTCTTCCGCCTGGGCGGCGACTCGATCACAGCCATGCAGGTCTCTTCGACCGCGCGGTCGCTCCAAATCTCAGTCACTACAGCCGATATCCTCGAACAGAAAACCATTTCCCGTTTGGCTCACCGCATGTCGCGGAATCACTTCTCTTCCAATCTTGTGATGGAAGACCCAGTGAACAGGCACTTTAGTCTGACGCCGATTCAGGAGCTATATCTCCGGCTCGAGAGCACTGGCAGCGCTTGCTTTGACCAGAGCTTTTTCCTAGAGCTCAGCAGCTTGACAAACCTCGAATCGCTGCGCGCAGCGTTCAAAACCCTTGTTCGACGGCATTCCATGCTCCGAGCTTTGTTCAGCCAGACGGCTGGAGGTAGGTGGCAGCAACATATATCCGATCGCGGTAGTGCCTCCTTTACGGTGGACTATGTGCGGTGCATCGACAGCAAGGACGTTAGTGAAGCGATCCGACAGAGCCGAGACGGGCTGGATGTACAGAATGGTCCTGTGCTGGCAGCAGTCCTGTGCGATCAGGGTCAGCGCCAACTGCTGTTTATCGCCA